Proteins found in one Oncorhynchus keta strain PuntledgeMale-10-30-2019 chromosome 2, Oket_V2, whole genome shotgun sequence genomic segment:
- the LOC118399339 gene encoding acylphosphatase-2-like isoform X2: MSNDAAGAKLCSVDFEIFGHVQGVCFRMYTEKEGLRLGLCGWVKNTNKGTVVGQVQGPADMICEMKVWLCKEGSPSCSITRASFSNERSIDKVELFGFKTRF; this comes from the exons ATGTCCAATGACGCAGCTGGTGCAAAATTGTGTTCTGTAGATTTTGAGATTTTTGGCCATGTCCAAG GGGTCTGTTTCAGAATG TACACAGAAAAGGAGGGTCTGAGACTGGGTCTGTGTGGCTGGGTAAAGAACACCAACAAGGGCACTGTGGTCGGCCAGGTTCAGGGGCCTGCAGACATGATCTGTGAGAT GAAGGTGTGGCTGTGTAAGGAGGGGAGTCCCAGCTGTTCCATCACCCGAGCCTCGTTCTCCAATGAGAGATCCATTGACAAGGTGGAGCTCTTTGGCTTCAAGACACGCTTCTGA